Proteins from a single region of Streptomyces sp. Tu 3180:
- a CDS encoding septum formation initiator family protein: MAVKDRDRFSTATRIRLIGEQTAARVYRSQTKRQARRSRLTGRAALLALVVCSLIVALAYPMRQYVSQRAEIADLQQEQDEARERVERLRDLKARWQDDAYAEQEIRRRLHYVMPGETGYIVIDPDPAGTSHTDLGAADRPWYANVWDGVDKADAAGR, from the coding sequence ATGGCGGTGAAGGACCGGGACCGTTTCTCCACCGCGACCAGGATCCGGCTGATCGGGGAGCAGACCGCGGCCCGGGTCTACCGCTCGCAGACCAAACGCCAGGCCCGCCGCTCCCGGCTGACCGGACGGGCCGCGCTGCTCGCCCTGGTGGTCTGCTCGCTGATCGTGGCCCTCGCCTACCCCATGCGCCAGTACGTCTCCCAGCGCGCCGAGATCGCCGACCTCCAGCAGGAGCAGGACGAGGCCCGCGAGCGCGTCGAACGGCTGCGCGACCTGAAGGCGCGCTGGCAGGACGACGCCTACGCGGAGCAGGAGATCCGCCGGCGGCTGCACTACGTCATGCCCGGCGAGACCGGCTACATCGTGATCGACCCGGACCCGGCCGGGACGTCGCACACCGACCTCGGGGCGGCCGACCGCCCCTGGTACGCGAACGTCTGGGACGGTGTCGACAAGGCCGACGCCGCCGGCCGGTGA
- a CDS encoding transglycosylase family protein, with product MLFSGKGKHRRPSKATRAIAVVGVAGAAVAAPLVASGTASAATASEWDAVAQCESGGNWSINTGNGYYGGLQFSASTWAAYGGTQYAATADQASKAQQIEIAEKVLAGQGKGAWPVCGVNLSNAPYGGGSAQTQDGGSSQGSQGQGQTAQGQEQGAGSAETRGTGQKASRSAERPAAKKTVTTPTGEKVAKGDGEYKVVKGDTLSSIAQEHDVEGGWAKLFELNDDIVEDADLIYPGQQLHLK from the coding sequence ATGCTGTTCTCCGGCAAGGGCAAGCACCGTCGTCCGTCCAAGGCCACCCGCGCCATCGCCGTCGTCGGCGTCGCCGGCGCCGCCGTCGCCGCCCCGCTGGTGGCGTCCGGCACGGCCTCCGCCGCCACCGCCTCCGAGTGGGACGCCGTCGCCCAGTGCGAGTCCGGCGGCAACTGGTCCATCAACACCGGCAACGGCTACTACGGCGGTCTGCAGTTCTCCGCCTCCACCTGGGCCGCGTACGGCGGCACGCAGTACGCCGCCACCGCCGACCAGGCCAGCAAGGCCCAGCAGATCGAGATCGCCGAGAAGGTCCTCGCGGGCCAGGGCAAGGGCGCCTGGCCGGTCTGCGGCGTGAACCTGTCGAACGCCCCCTACGGCGGCGGCTCCGCCCAGACCCAGGACGGCGGCTCCTCGCAGGGCTCGCAGGGCCAGGGTCAGACCGCCCAGGGTCAGGAGCAGGGCGCCGGCTCCGCCGAGACCCGTGGGACCGGGCAGAAGGCCTCCCGCTCCGCCGAGCGCCCGGCCGCGAAGAAGACCGTCACCACTCCGACCGGCGAGAAGGTCGCCAAGGGCGACGGCGAGTACAAGGTCGTCAAGGGCGACACCCTGAGCTCCATCGCCCAGGAGCACGACGTCGAGGGCGGCTGGGCGAAGCTGTTCGAGCTCAACGACGACATCGTCGAGGACGCCGACCTCATCTACCCGGGCCAGCAGCTGCACCTGAAGTAA
- a CDS encoding DUF501 domain-containing protein — translation METPPPTTPRTEPTDADVEAFKQQLGRPPRGLRAIAHRCPCGQPDVVETAPRLPDGTPFPTLYYLTCPKANSAIGTLEANGVMKEMTERLRTDPDLAAAYRAAHEDYVRRRDEIEELKNFPSAGGMPDRVKCLHVLVAHSLAAGPGVNPLGDEALAMLPEWWRKGPCVTSPEGGTAKEENQ, via the coding sequence ATGGAAACGCCCCCGCCCACGACCCCGCGCACCGAGCCCACCGACGCGGACGTCGAGGCCTTCAAGCAGCAGCTCGGCCGGCCCCCGCGCGGGCTGCGCGCCATCGCGCACCGCTGCCCCTGCGGGCAGCCGGACGTGGTGGAGACCGCGCCGAGACTGCCCGACGGCACCCCCTTCCCGACGCTGTACTACCTGACGTGCCCGAAGGCGAACTCCGCGATCGGGACGCTGGAGGCGAACGGCGTGATGAAGGAGATGACGGAGCGGCTGCGGACGGACCCCGATCTGGCCGCCGCCTACCGGGCCGCCCACGAGGACTACGTCCGGCGCCGCGACGAGATCGAGGAGCTGAAGAACTTCCCGAGCGCGGGCGGCATGCCGGACCGGGTGAAGTGCCTGCACGTCCTGGTCGCCCACTCGCTGGCCGCCGGCCCCGGGGTCAACCCGCTGGGCGACGAGGCGCTGGCGATGCTGCCGGAGTGGTGGCGCAAGGGCCCGTGCGTGACGTCGCCGGAGGGCGGCACCGCGAAGGAGGAGAACCAGTGA
- the eno gene encoding phosphopyruvate hydratase has translation MPSIDVVVAREILDSRGNPTVEVEVGLDDGSTGRAAVPSGASTGAFEAIELRDGDANRYLGKGVEKAVLAVIEQIGPELVGYDATEQRLIDQAMFDLDATDNKGSLGANAILGVSLAVAHAASEASDLPLFRYLGGPNAHLLPVPMMNILNGGSHADSNVDIQEFMIAPIGAETFSEALRWGAEVYHTLKKVLKSKGLATGLGDEGGFAPNLGSNREALDLILEAIKEAGYTPGEQIALALDVAASEFYKDGSYVFEGKERSAAEMTEYYAELVEAYPLVSIEDPLFEDDWEGWKTITAKLGDKVQLVGDDLFVTNPERLARGIEEGAANALLVKVNQIGSLTETLDAVELAQRNGFKCMMSHRSGETEDVTIADLAVATNCGQIKTGAPARSERVAKYNQLLRIEEILDDAAVYAGRSAFPRFKG, from the coding sequence GTGCCGTCCATCGACGTCGTCGTAGCCCGGGAAATCCTGGACTCCCGAGGCAACCCCACGGTCGAGGTCGAGGTCGGCCTCGACGACGGCAGCACGGGTCGTGCCGCCGTCCCGTCCGGCGCCTCCACCGGCGCCTTCGAGGCCATCGAACTCCGTGACGGCGATGCCAACCGTTACCTGGGCAAGGGCGTCGAGAAGGCCGTCCTGGCCGTCATCGAGCAGATCGGCCCGGAGCTCGTCGGCTACGACGCCACCGAGCAGCGCCTGATCGACCAGGCGATGTTCGACCTGGACGCCACCGACAACAAGGGCTCGCTCGGCGCCAACGCCATCCTCGGTGTCTCGCTCGCCGTCGCCCACGCCGCCTCCGAGGCCTCCGACCTGCCGCTCTTCCGCTACCTGGGCGGCCCGAACGCGCACCTGCTGCCGGTGCCGATGATGAACATCCTGAACGGCGGCTCGCACGCCGACTCCAACGTGGACATCCAGGAGTTCATGATCGCCCCGATCGGCGCGGAGACCTTCTCCGAGGCCCTGCGCTGGGGCGCCGAGGTCTACCACACCCTGAAGAAGGTCCTGAAGAGCAAGGGCCTGGCCACCGGCCTCGGCGACGAGGGCGGCTTCGCCCCGAACCTCGGCTCCAACCGGGAGGCCCTCGACCTCATCCTCGAGGCCATCAAGGAGGCCGGCTACACCCCCGGCGAGCAGATCGCCCTCGCCCTCGACGTCGCCGCCTCCGAGTTCTACAAGGACGGCTCCTACGTCTTCGAGGGCAAGGAGCGCTCCGCCGCCGAGATGACCGAGTACTACGCCGAGCTCGTCGAGGCGTACCCGCTCGTCTCCATCGAGGACCCGCTGTTCGAGGACGACTGGGAGGGCTGGAAGACCATCACCGCCAAGCTCGGCGACAAGGTCCAGCTCGTCGGCGACGACCTGTTCGTCACCAATCCGGAGCGCCTGGCCCGCGGCATCGAGGAGGGCGCCGCCAACGCCCTGCTGGTCAAGGTCAACCAGATCGGCTCGCTGACCGAGACCCTGGACGCCGTCGAGCTGGCCCAGCGCAACGGCTTCAAGTGCATGATGTCCCACCGCTCCGGCGAGACCGAGGACGTCACCATCGCCGACCTGGCCGTCGCCACCAACTGCGGCCAGATCAAGACCGGCGCCCCGGCCCGCTCCGAGCGCGTCGCCAAGTACAACCAGCTGCTGCGCATCGAGGAGATCCTCGACGACGCCGCGGTGTACGCCGGCCGCAGCGCGTTCCCGCGCTTCAAGGGCTGA